CACAACGCATTTctgttaacaaaaaaaaatctgcccaGCTCAAGTCTGATGTGTGgttgaaattaaaacaggaaCCCAACAAGTGCTTTTATGCCCCTCACACAAAGGATATACAAAGTACAGCAATATCCCAATTTGGTTCAAAAGGGACAGGAGGGGGGAGATGTCTCGGTATCTTAAGACTCAAAAGCatttacatactgtatatacaaacAAAATCTGCTTGAAGAACTGAAGGGTTGGCACAGTCAGTGTTGAAGATGGAAGTGACCACTTCTATGGACAGATGACAGTTTGGACAGCATATTAGTTAATATATAAAAGTACAGGGAAGATGAACTCTCACTTTGCCCTCCCTCTGtctaacaaaaacaaatcttatcTGACGTAGATGATGTTACAGGCAGGAAAAAGGCCAGTCTCAGTGCAAATGCTCCAGCTTGCGTAGTCGTATGGGGTTGAGAAGAGCTTGCTGGTTGCATGCAGAGGAGGGCTCCTCCTCCGGCGAGCGGAAAAGCACCCGGCCCCGGTGATTGAAAAGGTAAAAGGATGGATGGTTCCTCAGTGTATCAAATGTTCTGGGgaagaaaaaagattttagTTATGAAAGAGCTGGTGTTGATGAACAGGGAGAAATGCACATGTTGGACACCGACTTCAGCAGTGAATTATAATCCATGTGTTACAAAGAAATAATCCCCTATCAGTCAACGTCTTTGCTCTTCTGTTTTATAGAACtggaaatggtaaatggactgtactTGAATAGAGCTTTTCCAGTACAGTAAAGTCACATATTCCCATTCACATAAAGACATTTAGACACTTCTGTATTTTCatcacagccatcaggggcaactTGGGGTTCAGactcttgcccaaggacacatcTGAATGCGAACAGAAGGAGCCAGGATCCCACCACTGACCCACTCTTCCCTcggagccacagccgcccctaGTGAATGCTACACCTGCTGGTCACCTTGAACTCAGAAGAGCtgttataacattttctttatatttcctgACTTTTCATGAACGGAACGATGAATCAAAACATAATCAAAATTTAGAAAGATAAAGTCATCTTTTGTTGTAACATTCGTGCTCAGAACCAAGACGGAGGTAAATGTAAACAACCAACACGTCATGTAGTGATGCAGTAATTCATCTAATACTGCAGATTAACTTTagttttaagaaaacaaaatgtttcatttgcatAACTTTGCAATGATTTCACATGGAACCCGTTAAAAGAATTTGATGCACAGTAAATGGGTTTGATAGATGGGAATTAAAACTCATTTGGAATTTACCAAAAcagagtttctgcaggttttaacACAATGAATTTATCTTATCAAATTATCTTAATGTATACTTTTTAAGACCCTGTAGAAACCCTGCataaagaaaaactgtaaaaagaaatacaaagaaaaatattctttatttttatttcttgccATTTACTGGGACGTTTCTTTAATACAAACTATATATCCACAGCCTACTGAAAGTTCATTTTATTcaactctttaaaaaaatatgatcatTTGTTGTATTTCCTTTGTCATATTAAGGCTCATtgagtctctctcctcctcatgccGAAGTTTTCTAGGGCAAGATCCTTCAGTTGCCTCTAAGTGTTACTAATGTCACTAATGTATGAAtttgtgtgaatggcaaaactgcaCTGTAAAGCATTCTGCATGGCCATAAAGGCTATTAAAGACctacataaatacagagcatttaccatTTGCTGATGAGACTGCCATCTGTTGTGGCCTCAGAAACTGTCAACACTATTGTCCCTGTTTTTCCCATTTTTTTCTTAGACTCAATGATCAACGAAGCTAAACAATAACCCCATGTTTAAGAGGCTGTGTGAATGAGCTACACAGGACCTgcacaacacagacaacagtGTAACTCAGCAGCCACAgagggacgtgtgtgtgtgtgtctctgtgggacCTGACTCAAAGTAACGTTGCTATAAAAACAATGCAGGTGGTGAAgtccatgtgtcctctgtggcacaggacaaacacagcTACTTCACACCAGGGGAGTGAGGTGCTGCAGGGCAGAAAAGACCTACTTGTTTTTCAGCTCTGAGGAGGCGTCCATTTCTTTGAACTCTCCAGCGATGTGGACAATACCATAACAGGTCATCACAAACGATAACAGGGTCTGTAATACAATCTGCAACAGGAGAGAGGGACAGTGGTGAACAGAGGGGACATCTGGAGGGTGGGCTGTAAACTGGAGGTCGAAGATTCCTGTTCGGAGGATGAAAGTCACTCACATCAATTGGTAGTGTCTCGTTTTCCTTCTCTGTGAGTCGCATGTATGATCGATCTGATGACAGAAAGAAGATGGATTGATTTGAAACAAGTCATCTTTAAAATGGAAGATTGTGTAATTCACATAAACGTTAACGTATCACTGACGGTGACGTTTTCAAATGAACagataaaaatgtgtatttgtctgATTCAGGGCTGAGCAGCGTTAGCATCCAGTTAGCTCGCTAGCCGAGAGGCCCGTCCTGCTGTTTTATCACCAAGCCGGGGAACAACCGAGCCCGCCGGCCGGGAGCAAACACACACCCGCAGACCGGCCTTCAACCCCCCGCCCTGATACTCACGCTGTGCCGCTGAGAAAGCTGCGTGGGCTAAGGCAAATAGTCCGACACCGACGACACCTTTCCAAAACGACGAGGCCATCTTGAACCGAGGCGATGAGGAACTGAGCGCACTGCCGTAAAACAGTGTCGTAAAGAGCCGCAACCGTGACGCTGtcaaaataaattcacaaaCGGAAAAGAAGGCGACCAGAACACACGT
This window of the Paralichthys olivaceus isolate ysfri-2021 chromosome 9, ASM2471397v2, whole genome shotgun sequence genome carries:
- the mmgt1 gene encoding ER membrane protein complex subunit 5, with the translated sequence MASSFWKGVVGVGLFALAHAAFSAAQHRSYMRLTEKENETLPIDIVLQTLLSFVMTCYGIVHIAGEFKEMDASSELKNKTFDTLRNHPSFYLFNHRGRVLFRSPEEEPSSACNQQALLNPIRLRKLEHLH